Proteins from a single region of Paraflavitalea devenefica:
- the rplP gene encoding 50S ribosomal protein L16, whose product MLQPKRTKHRKAQKGRIREVAKRGTTISFGSFGLKALEPIWLTNRQIEAARQALTRSMKREGNVWIRIFPDKPVTRKPQEVRMGKGKGNPEFWAAVVEPGRIIFECDGVSEATAKQALELAAQKLPIKTKFIVRRDYQA is encoded by the coding sequence ATGTTACAGCCTAAAAGAACGAAACACAGGAAAGCGCAGAAAGGCCGCATCCGGGAAGTAGCAAAACGTGGTACTACCATTTCTTTTGGTTCTTTCGGTCTGAAAGCCCTGGAACCAATATGGTTAACCAACCGTCAGATCGAAGCTGCCCGTCAGGCGCTCACCCGTTCCATGAAACGTGAAGGTAATGTGTGGATACGCATTTTCCCTGATAAACCAGTTACCCGCAAGCCTCAGGAAGTGCGGATGGGTAAAGGTAAAGGTAACCCCGAGTTCTGGGCTGCTGTAGTGGAACCAGGTCGCATCATTTTCGAATGCGATGGTGTAAGCGAAGCAACAGCAAAGCAAGCGCTTGAGCTGGCTGCACAAAAGCTGCCGATCAAGACTAAATTCATCGTTCGCCGGGATTACCAGGCGTAA
- the rpmC gene encoding 50S ribosomal protein L29 has translation MSKRIDFVKSLKDLSEADLKARIQEDELRLKKLEFAHAISPLENPMSIRGLRKDLARLKTELKQKQQAV, from the coding sequence ATGTCTAAGAGAATTGATTTTGTAAAAAGCCTGAAAGATCTTTCCGAAGCTGACCTGAAGGCCAGGATCCAGGAAGATGAACTGCGCTTGAAGAAGCTGGAGTTCGCTCATGCTATCTCCCCCCTGGAGAACCCGATGAGCATCCGCGGTCTTCGTAAAGACCTGGCTCGCCTGAAAACTGAGCTGAAGCAGAAACAACAGGCTGTATAA
- the rplE gene encoding 50S ribosomal protein L5 yields MSTTKYSPRLADKYKKDVVPALMKRFNYDSVMQVPRLEKICLNRGVNGAVTDKKLVDVAVDELTQITGQKAVTTMSKKDISNFKLRKNMPIGARVTLRGVKMYEFLDRLISTALPRVRDFKGINEKAFDGRGNYTLGVTEQIIFPEIDIDKVNKITGLDITFVTTAGTNEEAFELLKEMGMPFKKKD; encoded by the coding sequence ATGAGCACAACAAAATATTCTCCGAGATTAGCAGACAAGTACAAGAAAGACGTTGTACCTGCCCTGATGAAGCGTTTTAACTACGACAGCGTTATGCAGGTTCCCCGTCTGGAAAAGATCTGCCTGAACCGTGGTGTAAATGGAGCCGTAACTGATAAGAAGCTGGTAGATGTGGCTGTTGATGAACTTACACAGATCACCGGTCAGAAAGCGGTTACTACCATGTCCAAGAAGGATATCTCTAACTTCAAACTGCGTAAGAACATGCCTATCGGCGCCCGTGTTACTTTGCGTGGTGTGAAGATGTATGAGTTCCTGGACAGACTGATCTCTACTGCTTTACCCCGTGTACGTGACTTCAAGGGGATCAATGAAAAAGCATTTGATGGTCGCGGTAACTACACCCTCGGTGTTACTGAACAAATCATTTTCCCGGAGATCGATATTGATAAAGTAAATAAGATCACTGGTCTTGATATTACTTTCGTAACTACGGCTGGTACCAACGAAGAAGCATTTGAGCTGCTGAAAGAAATGGGTATGCCGTTCAAGAAGAAAGACTAA
- the rpsS gene encoding 30S ribosomal protein S19, with protein sequence MARSIKKGPYVAAKLEQRVLSVNEGKAKKGVIKTWSRRSTITPDFVGHTFAVHNGNKFIPVYVTEFMVGHKLGEFAPTRNFKGHSSKKVA encoded by the coding sequence ATGGCTCGTTCGATAAAAAAAGGTCCTTATGTAGCCGCGAAGCTGGAACAAAGAGTATTGTCTGTAAACGAAGGCAAAGCCAAGAAAGGTGTTATCAAAACCTGGAGCCGTCGTTCTACCATTACTCCGGACTTTGTAGGTCATACCTTCGCCGTGCACAACGGTAATAAATTCATCCCGGTTTACGTGACTGAATTTATGGTTGGCCATAAGCTGGGTGAGTTTGCACCTACGCGCAACTTTAAAGGACACTCAAGTAAAAAAGTAGCTTAA
- the rplD gene encoding 50S ribosomal protein L4 → MQVDVLNISGKKTGRSVELPDEIFGAEPNDHVIYLAVKQFLAAQRQGTHKVKTRAEVHGSSKKLHRQKGTGGSRKGNLRAPIFKGGGTIFGPKPHGYDFKLNRKVKDLAKISALSYKAKENAIVIIEDLNLDTPKTKTFVGALKALNIDNKKSLVILPEYNDNLYLSLRNVPSVNGALIADMNTYDIVNADVLVLTESAAKIFVDDEAEVSA, encoded by the coding sequence ATGCAAGTAGATGTATTAAATATAAGCGGTAAGAAAACAGGTCGCTCAGTAGAGTTGCCCGATGAGATCTTTGGTGCTGAGCCAAATGATCACGTGATCTACCTGGCTGTTAAGCAATTTCTGGCTGCACAACGTCAGGGTACACACAAAGTGAAAACCCGTGCGGAAGTACATGGTTCCAGCAAAAAGCTGCACCGTCAAAAGGGTACCGGTGGTTCCCGTAAAGGTAACCTGCGTGCCCCTATCTTTAAAGGTGGTGGTACCATCTTCGGACCTAAGCCTCATGGTTATGATTTCAAACTGAACCGTAAAGTGAAGGACCTGGCCAAGATCAGCGCCCTTTCTTATAAGGCTAAGGAAAATGCTATCGTAATCATTGAAGACCTCAACCTGGATACACCTAAGACAAAGACATTTGTTGGTGCACTGAAAGCATTGAACATCGACAATAAAAAATCTCTGGTTATTCTGCCCGAGTACAACGACAACCTGTACCTGAGCCTGCGTAACGTGCCTTCTGTAAACGGAGCACTGATCGCCGACATGAATACGTACGATATCGTAAATGCCGATGTACTGGTATTGACTGAAAGCGCAGCTAAGATATTCGTTGATGACGAAGCTGAAGTAAGCGCATAA
- the rpsH gene encoding 30S ribosomal protein S8 → MVTDPIADFLTRVRNAQLAGHRIVEIPASNLKKRITEILYDQGYILKYKFEDDNKQGVIKIALKYDPQSKEPAIRSLERVSRPGLRQYASPAEFKRVKNGLGVAIISTSKGVMTDKQAKVQNVGGEVLCYIY, encoded by the coding sequence ATGGTAACAGATCCTATAGCAGATTTTCTGACCAGAGTTCGTAATGCGCAACTGGCCGGTCACCGGATTGTAGAAATTCCGGCTTCTAACCTTAAAAAGCGTATCACAGAGATTCTGTATGATCAAGGCTACATCCTGAAATACAAATTTGAGGATGATAACAAGCAAGGCGTGATCAAGATCGCCCTGAAGTACGATCCCCAATCCAAAGAGCCTGCTATCAGGTCACTGGAAAGGGTAAGCCGTCCGGGTTTACGTCAGTATGCCAGCCCTGCTGAATTCAAACGTGTGAAGAATGGTTTAGGCGTTGCCATCATCAGCACTTCGAAAGGAGTGATGACCGATAAGCAAGCTAAAGTGCAGAACGTAGGTGGCGAAGTGCTTTGCTATATCTATTAA
- the rplB gene encoding 50S ribosomal protein L2 codes for MALKKYKPITAGTRWRIGNAYEEVTTNVPEKSLVEKVKSTGGRNVQGRRAMRYIGGGHKKMYRIIDFKRNKKDIAGTVVSIEYDPNRTAFIALLNYADGEKRYILAPQGLQVGTTVIAGDAVAPEIGNALQMKNMPLGTNVHNIEMQPGQGGKLVRSAGTSAQLTNKEERYAILKMPSGELRKVLINCYATVGIVSNGDHNLEMAGKAGRNRWKGIRPRNRGVAMNPVDHPMGGGEGKASGGHPRSRTGKYAKGEKTRTRGKGSDKLIIQRKNGKKLAK; via the coding sequence ATGGCACTGAAAAAGTATAAACCAATTACCGCCGGAACACGCTGGAGAATTGGCAATGCATATGAAGAAGTGACAACGAATGTTCCTGAGAAAAGCCTGGTAGAAAAAGTAAAGTCTACTGGTGGCCGTAACGTACAGGGACGCCGCGCTATGCGCTATATCGGTGGCGGTCACAAAAAGATGTACCGTATCATCGACTTCAAGAGAAATAAGAAAGATATCGCAGGAACTGTGGTTTCTATTGAATATGATCCGAACCGTACTGCTTTCATCGCGCTGCTGAACTATGCAGACGGTGAAAAAAGATATATCCTGGCTCCCCAGGGCTTACAGGTAGGTACTACCGTAATTGCCGGTGATGCCGTTGCCCCTGAAATCGGTAATGCCCTTCAGATGAAGAACATGCCGCTGGGTACCAACGTTCACAACATCGAAATGCAACCTGGTCAGGGTGGTAAGCTGGTACGCAGTGCCGGTACTTCTGCCCAACTGACCAACAAGGAAGAAAGATACGCGATATTGAAAATGCCTTCCGGTGAGTTGAGAAAAGTATTGATCAATTGCTATGCTACTGTAGGTATCGTAAGCAATGGTGATCATAACCTGGAAATGGCAGGTAAGGCCGGTCGTAACCGTTGGAAAGGTATCCGCCCCCGCAACCGTGGTGTAGCGATGAACCCTGTAGATCACCCGATGGGTGGTGGTGAAGGTAAAGCTTCCGGTGGTCACCCACGTTCAAGGACTGGTAAGTACGCTAAAGGTGAAAAGACACGTACAAGGGGTAAGGGAAGCGATAAGCTGATCATCCAACGTAAGAATGGTAAAAAATTAGCTAAATAA
- the rpsQ gene encoding 30S ribosomal protein S17 yields the protein MLDRNLRKTRTGVVTSNKMAKTITVAVERKVKHPIYGKFVKKTTKFHAHDEKNECTVGDVVKIMETRPLSKTKRWRLVEVVEKAK from the coding sequence ATGTTAGATAGAAATTTGCGTAAAACAAGAACTGGTGTTGTAACCAGCAACAAAATGGCTAAAACCATTACGGTTGCGGTAGAAAGAAAAGTAAAACACCCGATCTATGGTAAGTTCGTAAAGAAGACCACCAAGTTCCATGCTCATGATGAAAAGAATGAGTGCACTGTAGGTGATGTGGTAAAGATCATGGAAACCCGTCCGCTCAGCAAAACAAAGCGCTGGAGACTGGTAGAGGTGGTAGAAAAAGCGAAGTAA
- the rplN gene encoding 50S ribosomal protein L14: MIQQESRLNVADNSGAKEVLCIRVLGNSGQDYAKIGDKIVVTVKDAIPAGGIKKGTVTKAVIVRTKNKLRRKDGSYIRFDDNAVVLLNASDEPRGTRIFGPVARELRDKGYMKIISLAPEVL; this comes from the coding sequence ATGATTCAGCAAGAAAGCAGATTAAACGTAGCTGATAATAGTGGTGCCAAAGAAGTATTGTGTATCCGCGTGCTGGGTAACAGTGGCCAGGATTACGCGAAGATCGGCGATAAGATTGTTGTTACCGTAAAGGATGCTATTCCTGCCGGTGGTATTAAGAAAGGTACCGTTACAAAAGCTGTCATCGTTCGTACCAAGAACAAGCTGCGCCGTAAAGACGGATCTTATATCCGTTTTGACGACAATGCAGTGGTGCTGTTGAACGCTTCTGATGAGCCCCGTGGTACCCGTATCTTCGGACCTGTTGCGCGTGAACTGCGTGATAAGGGTTATATGAAGATTATATCCCTGGCCCCGGAAGTACTGTAG
- the rpsJ gene encoding 30S ribosomal protein S10: MSQRIRIKLQSYDHNLVDKSAEKIVKTVRSTGAVVTGPIPLPTRKKIFTVLRSPHVNKKSREQFQLCTHKRLLDIYTSSSRTVDALSKLDLPSGVEVEIKA; encoded by the coding sequence ATGTCTCAACGAATCAGAATCAAATTACAGTCTTACGATCACAACCTGGTAGACAAATCTGCTGAGAAAATCGTGAAGACAGTGCGTAGCACCGGAGCGGTAGTAACAGGTCCTATTCCTTTACCTACCCGTAAGAAGATCTTTACCGTTTTGCGTTCACCGCACGTGAATAAAAAGAGCCGTGAGCAGTTCCAGTTGTGCACGCATAAGCGTTTACTGGACATCTATACTTCTTCCAGCCGTACGGTGGATGCCCTGAGTAAGCTGGACTTACCCAGTGGTGTGGAAGTTGAGATCAAAGCCTGA
- the rpsN gene encoding 30S ribosomal protein S14, giving the protein MAKESVKARQRKRERMVAQYAEKRAALKAAGEWQALDELPKNSSKVRLKNRCQLTGRPKGYIRYFGLSRVTFREMALNGKIPGVRKASW; this is encoded by the coding sequence ATGGCAAAAGAGTCAGTAAAAGCCAGACAAAGGAAAAGAGAACGCATGGTAGCTCAGTATGCTGAAAAGCGTGCTGCTTTAAAGGCTGCCGGAGAATGGCAGGCATTGGATGAACTGCCGAAGAATTCTTCTAAAGTTCGTCTGAAGAACCGCTGTCAGTTAACTGGTCGTCCCAAGGGATATATCCGTTACTTCGGCCTCTCCCGTGTTACCTTCCGTGAGATGGCCCTTAACGGCAAGATCCCGGGTGTGCGTAAGGCTTCCTGGTAA
- the rplX gene encoding 50S ribosomal protein L24, producing the protein MSNRFKPKFNIKKGDTVVVITGDDKDVKKPRKVLEVFPDKERVLVEGVNIVTRHTKPSARDTKGGIVKKEAAIHISNVMLWDAKKGEATKAKRTRENGKLVRVSKKSGEVIK; encoded by the coding sequence ATGAGCAATAGATTTAAACCGAAGTTCAATATTAAAAAAGGTGACACCGTGGTGGTGATTACCGGTGACGATAAAGATGTAAAGAAGCCCCGCAAGGTACTGGAAGTATTTCCCGACAAGGAAAGAGTACTGGTAGAAGGAGTGAACATCGTTACCCGTCACACCAAGCCTTCCGCCCGCGATACCAAAGGTGGTATTGTAAAGAAGGAAGCCGCTATTCACATTTCCAATGTGATGCTGTGGGATGCGAAGAAAGGTGAAGCTACCAAGGCAAAACGTACCCGCGAAAATGGTAAACTGGTACGTGTTTCCAAAAAATCCGGTGAAGTTATAAAATAA
- a CDS encoding S9 family peptidase, whose translation MNSKSTFFTRLVGVCLGLFSMYLVQAQGAVKWAKDGNSYYSAQGGELVQFVLPQNTKTVLLTKEQLTPQGQKPLTFRSFSFSEDDKKVLLFTNTKKVWRLNTRGDYWVYDRSANTLKQVGKGRPASSLMFAKFSPDASKVAYVSEYNLYVEDLASGAVTQLTTDGNRKLINGTFDWVYEEEFFCRDGFRWSPDSKQIAYWQIDAKNTKDYLMVNNTDSIYPFAVPVEYPSAGEAPSPFKVGVVNIATAQTKWMAIPTDPVWQSYVPRAEWAANSTELIIQHLNRKQNQSQLMLCNVQSGAAQTIYTEKDSAWIDILPLWDNDYIWGGWDWLNGGKEFVWASEKDGWRHLYRVSRDGKKETLITAGNYDVMEITCIDEKGGYVYFMASPDNATQKYLYRTKLDGKGKAERVSPASQQGTHDYDVSPNAKFAQHVFSNYYTGYTTELISLADHKGVNGENKVADAVAKVDKSKAKVEFFKVKTSEGVEMDAWMVKPENFDEKKKYPVVFYVYTEPWGQNVKDQYGVENNFLYQGSMAKDGYIYISIDNRGTPVPKGRNWRKIVYRKIGLVNIKDQALAAAEILKWTFVDTSRVAVWGWSGGGSATLNLMFQFPEIYKTGISVAAVGNQLTYDNIYQERYMGLPQENREDFVKGSPVTYAKNLRGNLLYIHGTGDDNVHYNNAEMLINELVKYNRQFQVMSYPNRTHSISEGPGTYQHLSTLYTNYLKQHCPPGGR comes from the coding sequence ATGAATAGTAAGTCCACCTTCTTTACAAGGCTGGTTGGTGTATGTCTGGGCCTCTTTTCCATGTACCTGGTACAAGCCCAGGGAGCTGTCAAATGGGCCAAAGATGGCAATAGTTATTATAGTGCACAGGGCGGGGAACTGGTACAGTTTGTACTGCCCCAAAATACCAAAACGGTATTGCTTACCAAGGAACAACTTACCCCACAGGGGCAGAAGCCTTTAACGTTCAGGAGCTTTTCTTTTTCAGAAGATGATAAAAAGGTCCTGCTGTTTACCAATACCAAGAAGGTATGGCGCCTGAACACCCGGGGCGACTATTGGGTATATGACCGGAGTGCCAATACTTTGAAACAGGTGGGCAAAGGCCGTCCTGCTTCCTCACTGATGTTTGCCAAGTTCTCTCCCGATGCTTCCAAAGTGGCTTACGTAAGTGAGTACAACCTGTACGTGGAAGACCTGGCCAGTGGCGCTGTGACACAACTGACTACTGATGGCAACCGCAAGCTCATCAACGGTACTTTTGATTGGGTGTATGAAGAAGAGTTTTTCTGCCGTGATGGTTTCCGCTGGAGCCCCGATAGCAAGCAGATCGCCTACTGGCAGATAGATGCCAAGAATACCAAGGATTACCTGATGGTAAATAATACAGATTCCATTTACCCCTTTGCCGTGCCGGTGGAGTACCCCAGTGCAGGCGAGGCGCCCTCTCCCTTCAAGGTGGGTGTAGTAAATATTGCCACTGCGCAAACCAAATGGATGGCCATTCCTACCGATCCGGTATGGCAAAGTTATGTGCCCCGGGCAGAGTGGGCAGCCAACAGTACAGAGCTGATCATTCAGCACCTGAACCGTAAACAGAACCAAAGCCAGTTGATGCTGTGCAATGTGCAGAGCGGTGCGGCGCAAACCATTTATACCGAGAAAGATTCTGCCTGGATAGATATCCTGCCTTTATGGGACAATGATTATATCTGGGGAGGCTGGGATTGGCTGAATGGCGGAAAGGAATTTGTATGGGCTTCTGAAAAAGACGGCTGGCGCCATTTATACCGGGTAAGCCGCGACGGCAAAAAGGAAACGCTGATCACAGCAGGCAATTACGATGTGATGGAGATTACCTGTATTGATGAGAAAGGCGGGTATGTATATTTCATGGCATCACCTGATAATGCTACCCAGAAGTATTTGTATCGCACCAAGCTGGATGGTAAGGGCAAGGCTGAACGGGTGTCCCCAGCCAGTCAGCAGGGCACGCACGATTATGATGTATCGCCCAATGCGAAGTTTGCCCAGCATGTATTTTCCAATTACTACACCGGTTATACGACTGAACTGATTTCCCTGGCCGACCATAAGGGCGTAAACGGAGAGAATAAAGTAGCTGATGCGGTGGCCAAGGTCGATAAATCAAAAGCGAAAGTGGAGTTCTTTAAAGTAAAGACTTCCGAAGGGGTGGAGATGGATGCCTGGATGGTGAAGCCGGAGAATTTTGATGAGAAGAAGAAGTATCCCGTGGTATTTTATGTGTATACCGAGCCCTGGGGACAGAATGTAAAGGACCAGTATGGCGTGGAAAACAATTTCCTGTACCAGGGTAGTATGGCCAAAGATGGCTATATCTATATTTCCATTGATAACAGGGGAACACCTGTTCCCAAAGGAAGGAACTGGCGCAAGATCGTGTACCGTAAGATCGGGCTGGTGAATATTAAAGACCAGGCGTTGGCGGCTGCCGAGATCCTGAAATGGACTTTTGTGGATACCAGCCGGGTGGCTGTGTGGGGATGGAGTGGCGGCGGTTCTGCCACCCTCAACCTGATGTTCCAGTTCCCGGAGATCTATAAAACCGGTATTTCCGTGGCAGCAGTAGGCAATCAGCTTACGTATGACAATATTTACCAGGAACGCTATATGGGATTGCCACAGGAGAACAGGGAGGATTTTGTAAAAGGGTCACCTGTTACTTATGCAAAGAACCTGAGGGGTAACCTGCTGTATATTCATGGTACGGGCGATGATAATGTGCATTATAACAATGCCGAAATGCTCATTAATGAACTGGTAAAATACAACAGGCAGTTCCAGGTGATGTCTTATCCCAACCGTACGCATAGTATTTCGGAAGGGCCAGGCACTTACCAGCACCTGTCTACCTTATATACCAATTACCTCAAACAACATTGCCCTCCGGGCGGCAGGTAG
- the rplC gene encoding 50S ribosomal protein L3 gives MKGIIGKKIGMTSIFSPDGKQTSCTIIEAGPCVVTQVKTKDTDGYSAVQLAFGDKKEKHTLASEKNHFAKANTAAKKFVKEFRDYSIEKALGESITVDIFTEGEKVEVVGTTKGKGFQGVVKRHGFSGVGEQSHGQHDRQRAPGSIGNSSDASRVFKGMRMAGRMGQDRVKVKGLKVVKIFPEKNYILVSGSVPGHNGSIVLIQK, from the coding sequence ATGAAAGGAATTATTGGCAAAAAAATCGGGATGACCAGCATCTTCAGCCCTGATGGTAAGCAAACAAGCTGCACCATCATCGAGGCCGGTCCCTGTGTTGTGACCCAGGTCAAAACAAAAGACACTGATGGTTACAGCGCTGTGCAGTTAGCATTCGGCGACAAGAAAGAAAAGCACACACTCGCTTCAGAAAAGAATCACTTCGCAAAGGCCAATACAGCCGCCAAAAAATTTGTAAAAGAGTTCCGTGATTATTCCATAGAGAAAGCTCTGGGAGAATCTATTACTGTTGACATTTTCACTGAAGGTGAAAAAGTTGAAGTAGTAGGTACTACCAAGGGTAAAGGTTTCCAGGGTGTTGTAAAACGCCATGGATTCAGTGGGGTAGGTGAGCAGTCTCACGGTCAGCACGACCGTCAGCGTGCCCCGGGTTCTATCGGTAACTCATCCGATGCTTCCCGCGTATTCAAAGGTATGCGCATGGCCGGCCGGATGGGTCAGGACCGCGTGAAAGTAAAAGGATTGAAAGTGGTGAAGATCTTCCCTGAGAAGAACTATATCCTGGTAAGCGGCTCTGTTCCCGGACACAACGGATCAATTGTATTAATTCAAAAATAA
- the rplW gene encoding 50S ribosomal protein L23, whose protein sequence is MKLAEVLIKPIVTEKSNKLSDKSRTYAFRVSRKANKLEIKKAVEGFYSVNVIDVNTVVVPGKAKSRFTKAGFISGVKPAYKKAYVTVAEGEAIDLYANI, encoded by the coding sequence ATGAAACTCGCAGAAGTATTGATAAAGCCGATTGTAACTGAGAAAAGCAATAAGCTCTCCGATAAGAGCAGGACTTATGCTTTCCGTGTTAGTCGCAAAGCCAATAAACTGGAAATCAAGAAAGCGGTAGAAGGTTTTTACAGTGTGAATGTAATTGATGTGAACACCGTAGTGGTTCCCGGTAAGGCTAAGAGCCGTTTCACCAAGGCCGGATTCATTTCCGGAGTTAAGCCGGCTTACAAGAAAGCGTATGTAACCGTAGCTGAAGGTGAAGCTATTGACCTGTACGCTAACATCTAA
- the rplV gene encoding 50S ribosomal protein L22, which translates to MEAVAKLRNYPTSPRRMRLLADEIRGVEVEKALALLEHHPQHSATPLYKLLKSAINNWEQKNEGKSAADAALVVKTIFVDGARTLKRMLPAPQGRAYRLRKRSNHVTIIVDAKA; encoded by the coding sequence ATGGAAGCAGTAGCTAAACTTAGAAATTATCCCACATCACCCCGCAGAATGCGTTTGCTGGCTGATGAGATCCGCGGTGTAGAAGTGGAGAAAGCCCTGGCTTTGCTGGAACACCATCCGCAACATTCCGCCACTCCTTTGTACAAGCTGTTGAAAAGCGCTATTAACAACTGGGAGCAGAAGAATGAAGGCAAGAGTGCTGCTGATGCTGCACTGGTGGTAAAAACAATCTTTGTAGACGGTGCCCGCACCCTGAAAAGGATGTTGCCCGCTCCACAGGGAAGAGCGTATCGCTTACGTAAGCGCAGCAATCACGTAACGATCATTGTAGACGCAAAAGCTTAA
- the rpsC gene encoding 30S ribosomal protein S3 → MGQKTNPIGARLGIIRGWESNWYGNKKDFSTKLIEDNKIRTYLNARINKGGISKIVIERTLNKLIVTIHTSKPGIIIGKGGGEVDRIKEELKKLTGKDDVQINILEIRRPELDAMIVGDTIARQIENRINYKRAIKMAIASALRMGAEGIKIKVSGRLGGAEIARTEEIKQGRTPLHTLRMDIDYANVFALTVYGKIGIKVWICKGEILGKRDLNPNFVGGKSDVSDRRDRREGDDQRGGERRGGDRGGDRRGGGDRGRGGDRRGGGGGGFRGGNNRRG, encoded by the coding sequence ATGGGTCAGAAAACAAATCCTATTGGTGCCAGGTTAGGGATTATCCGCGGTTGGGAATCTAACTGGTATGGTAACAAAAAAGATTTTTCTACCAAGTTGATCGAGGATAACAAGATCAGGACTTACCTGAATGCCCGTATCAATAAAGGTGGTATCTCCAAGATCGTTATTGAGCGTACGCTGAATAAACTGATCGTTACCATTCATACCTCCAAGCCCGGTATCATCATAGGTAAAGGTGGTGGCGAAGTAGACCGTATTAAGGAAGAGCTGAAGAAGCTGACTGGTAAAGATGATGTGCAGATCAACATCCTGGAGATCCGCCGTCCTGAACTGGATGCGATGATCGTAGGTGATACTATTGCCCGCCAGATCGAAAACCGTATTAACTACAAACGCGCTATCAAGATGGCGATCGCTTCTGCCCTCCGTATGGGTGCTGAAGGTATCAAGATCAAGGTAAGCGGCCGTTTGGGTGGTGCTGAAATTGCCCGTACGGAAGAAATTAAACAAGGTCGTACACCATTGCACACACTGCGTATGGATATTGATTACGCCAACGTGTTTGCACTGACTGTATATGGTAAAATAGGTATCAAGGTATGGATCTGTAAAGGTGAAATCCTTGGCAAACGTGACCTGAACCCCAATTTCGTGGGTGGTAAGAGTGACGTAAGCGACCGCAGGGACCGCCGGGAAGGTGATGACCAGAGAGGTGGTGAAAGAAGAGGTGGCGATCGTGGCGGTGACCGCAGGGGCGGTGGCGACCGTGGTCGTGGTGGTGACCGCAGAGGCGGTGGTGGCGGTGGATTCCGCGGTGGAAACAACAGAAGAGGATAG